In Sphingobacteriaceae bacterium, the following proteins share a genomic window:
- a CDS encoding phage envelope protein — translation MFTQDQITKIHERFGKKDSLVAYLKALKEIGVEKEESFVADGHSEYHGQNHKVASPALHEKLPISKEVNHEEFLKHLSLHNEGKTSYLAMSNGLAGSGIEKWSFDTTKMTLTYYDLDGNELLVEDLH, via the coding sequence ATGTTCACACAAGATCAAATAACGAAAATACACGAGCGCTTCGGCAAAAAAGATTCTTTAGTTGCATACTTAAAAGCACTTAAAGAAATTGGTGTGGAGAAAGAAGAGTCCTTTGTTGCGGATGGCCATTCAGAATATCATGGTCAAAATCATAAAGTGGCTTCTCCTGCATTACACGAAAAATTGCCCATCTCAAAAGAAGTGAACCACGAAGAGTTTTTAAAACATTTGAGCCTGCATAACGAAGGAAAAACGAGTTATCTCGCCATGTCAAATGGTCTTGCCGGCAGTGGTATAGAAAAATGGTCGTTCGATACAACTAAAATGACGCTGACCTATTATGACCTTGATGGCAATGAACTTCTTGTAGAAGACTTGCATTGA
- a CDS encoding dihydrofolate reductase produces MRKIIVMSMISLDGVMQAPGGSKEDKSEGFKFGGWTQPYSDKAFNEAVKKELKPATYLLGRKTFEIWENYWPEHADFWPGINEGTKYVFSKTRKKSDWKHTEFLKNIADIKKLKSSKPAVGKSAPKTSDIHVWGSSKLIHLLLQHDLVDELHLKIYPLVLGKGKKLFDTTLLPASFTLVNSSVTTTGVILANYKRRGKVKTGTIKV; encoded by the coding sequence ATGAGAAAAATAATCGTAATGTCCATGATCTCGCTCGATGGCGTAATGCAAGCGCCAGGAGGATCTAAGGAAGACAAGTCTGAAGGTTTTAAATTTGGTGGCTGGACTCAGCCATACTCAGACAAAGCTTTTAATGAAGCGGTAAAAAAAGAATTAAAACCTGCCACCTATCTTTTAGGAAGGAAAACCTTTGAAATTTGGGAGAACTATTGGCCTGAACACGCAGACTTTTGGCCAGGCATTAACGAAGGAACAAAATATGTTTTTTCAAAAACCAGGAAAAAATCTGATTGGAAACATACGGAGTTTTTAAAAAACATCGCCGATATTAAAAAACTTAAATCCAGCAAGCCTGCAGTGGGCAAATCCGCACCAAAGACTTCTGACATTCACGTATGGGGCAGCAGTAAGCTTATTCATTTGTTATTACAACATGATCTTGTGGACGAACTCCACCTGAAAATTTACCCACTTGTATTGGGAAAAGGAAAAAAATTATTTGATACAACGCTACTTCCAGCTTCTTTCACTTTAGTAAATAGTTCTGTAACCACAACGGGCGTTATACTGGCCAATTACAAACGTAGGGGAAAAGTGAAGACAGGTACTATTAAAGTTTAA